GGCCGATTACATTTCTTTACGATGTACCTGGTGACGAACCACTAACCCCAAATCATCTTGTGTTTGGGAGGAAATTACCTTTAGAATCTGTGAATCTTAGTAACCCTTTACCAACAGACCAAGGCAATGATAAGCAAAGATATTTAcaccaaaaaacaatattggaTTTTTATTGGCATATCTGGAAAAGAGAATATTTAACAAGTTTACGAGAATTGCATAAAAGCGTGACACATCGATGTTGGGGATTTCAAATGAAAGTCGGCGATGTTGTGATAATCGACGATCCAAAGGTTCCACGTTCAGTGTGGAAAATGGGCGTTATACAAAGGTTGCGATATTCAAATGATGGTCAAGTACGTGCTGCCGAAATACGTGTCATCTCTGGCGATAGAtctgttattattaaaagaacagCAAATAAACTTTATCTGTTAGAAAGACATTACGATATTGAAGAACAATCAACTCAAGTAACATTTGTGAGTAAAAAgaacattgaaattttaaataacaatttaaaagtgcCGGCCGCAGTGTTTCGTTAGTTTGCTAACGCAGCAGCCAGTTggtttcttgtttttatatatataaaagaaagcGCTCCTTTTTCGCTCTCTTGCGTTTATATTACTACGTATAACTTGGCGTATTCACTTGGCGTGATCCAAggttttattgtaaataacgAGTCGTATCTTCAAGAAATATATTGTAAAGTAATCTTATCTACGTGATTTATTACTAGAGTCCCTTCTAAACtctttacaattatttaaaatgaggtTAAATGCAGCTGAACGAGAATCTTTTCGAAAGCgactaaaaatgttttctgtaaataaacctaatataaaaaaaaaaaaaaatcgtaaatcattttgaaaaggaAGGATTTGCTTGAAGTACAATATATGATAACCTAATAAGACTTGAAACTGTTCAATCGTTTTCTGATAGAAAGCACCCTGGTCGTCCGACATCCTGGACTAGAGAAAAAAATTCCGAATTAACGAGACTTGTTAACAATCGAAAAGGGAAAATCGAAAACTTGTTAACAATCGAAAATCAGTCAGAGAAAAATAGGTATTAAATTCGGTGTAAATCAATCGACAATTGGTcgtcagtttaaaaaaatgaatattaaatatagaaaaagtgAAAAGACTCCAAAATACACTATAGAACAACAAATAATGGCAAAGAAAAGAAGCAGGAAACTAGTTAACCAACTCTATAACACAAAATCGCTTCTAGTCATCGATGacgaaaaatacttttgttttgcaGAGGACAACATGCCTGGAAATTCTGGATACTACacaaacaacaaaaagacaTGCCCAGAAAGTGTTCGTTTTATAGGAAAAgagaaatttacaaaaaaattattaatgtggATAGCCACATCTTAAGTTTAAAGGATGCATTACAGAAATCATTTACTTGAATTGAAAACAGAATTGATCCATTGGGGACTCCGCATATGAAATTTAATACTTCATACCAGACAGTATGTACATATTGCTTTATATTGCTAAGACAGcttttaattcaataataagttttaattattatcctGCAATCCCTTAACTTAACGAAAAGGATACAGTGGTTCACTGTATCAAATACTTTTGATAagccaataaatatttatgaaaatttttaataaaataatcagtTATTTAACTAAGTCATTAAGGATTTTTTTGAAACCCAAACTGATTCAggaaaaataaactgtttttattgaagtggttgaaaattttattatatattacaagttcaaagagttttgaaaatgccgaaagtaattatatatagtAAAGTACTAGTAACTCAAATGCCGGGTAATTTGAACTTTTGTTATCATGATTATTAATGTTTTCTATAGTATAAGGCaagaataaatgtttttttgacttTACTTAAGTCAACTTTGTTTAGTCGAACTGTTTTTTCTTGGTCCCTTGGATGTTCGTGTTACCGAGATTTTACAGTAATTCTATAGTTGGTAATTTCTAAAtggattatttatatataagaaatactttgtttatttattttcatcagAAAAAATCCCAATTATTTATTGATGGCTTTGGCATACGGGTTGAAGATCTgctttgaatgatttttttcgCAATAACTATATGACAAGGTATTTCTGTAAAACCTGATGCACTTTATTTTGAAGTGGAAATagtttctttaaattctttatcaCAGTTTGAAAATTCTTAAAGTAATACTAAAGAAATAccctgataaaaatattttgggaaGTGATTTTAGACACATCTAGAGATTCATAACAAGtgattttgaaatctttttaatcCGTTTGTgagactttttttgtttttttcaactttttttaaaatttttgcctaTGATCTTATTGGAGCAGAGCAAGTGGCATCAAAAGTTGTAGCAGGCAAAGATTCTTCTCTAAATGGTACCATTCGACTTAGTCAGCCAAGAGAAAAACCTTTACCATtaaaaagaagtaaattttaaactatgtaTGTAAAAGGTTTTTTCTAATACTATGGTATtacttaaaatttgatctttaaaGCAGGATCTTTAGCTCCACAACAACTGTTTAAGAAAACCCTGACATCCCAAAGTATGTTGTAAATTTAGCAAAACACAGGTTTTCCAACAATTGAAAAAGTAAGTTAGGATCTGTTTTGAATCTTTTGAGTTCAGTCAGAATTTTGGAAACTAACTTTACATAGAAATTAGCTCAAGCAGGTCAAAAGCTCTATGACCATTTTACAGTCACAGGTATTCAGCTCAGTGATAGCAATACCACAAGTCAAGTTGTTCACTGTCGAGACCTCAACAAACTCATTGAAATATTCatgtcagcaaaaaaaaaaaaatatttggctcTGCTGTTGTGAAACTTGGCATAGAAGGAGGAGGAAATTTTCTGAAAGTAAGGGGTACCATCATTATGGTTCTAGATTAATATGAACCTCATAGCTAACTTCAGAAAACTGCCAGGTTGATGACACCTGCATCATCAAAAACTACCAATGTCAAGCAACAAATGCTGGTAGCAATTATGCAAGATAATCCTGGGACTTATGCCAATGTCAAGTAATCTAGTTGTCTCATGTAATATAAAGCTTGCCAATATAATGTGTGACATTGAGTCATTAAATATCCTTAATTTTGAAAGCCTGAGAACTTTTGGTGGATACGAAGCAAGCAAAAAGACTTTGTCAGCTCAGGTGGCGATTTGAGAAAATCAAAAGTCTTCCAAAATGTGATGTATCTTCCATTATTTGAGTTTCCATACCAAAAGCTTATTTTAGAAGCTATTCAACCAATAGAGCTATATTTTTTGCTAGGTGTTGTGAATCATCAGTAAAACATCTGATTGGTCTTTGGCCTGGTGAAAAAGAATTGCCATCAGCATTGCATATTCCACTTCAGCCATACCATGGTGGTCATTtcagaaacaaaaaactttaaaactgaCTGGGAGAGATACAAAAAAGATATTAAGCACCCGAGATATTCACAACAACATTTGAGATGTATTGTTGATTATAACAGTAAGAAGGTTTAAGAATAACTCTAGAACTGTTTCAAAATGTGTTTACttgtcatttttgttgttttttgcaAGTCACGTGtgatatattaaacaatatttgtcatataaatagcaaaaataaagttacaaaataaaatttaaagagttgTATACCTGCTTTTACTTTATCATAAATAACCATAATAAAGTTTTGACCCTATCATAATAAAGTTTTGACCCTCATTTTgtggaaaaaataaaagctacCACAagcgaaaattaaaaaaaaaaggttggaaaactaaaagtgaaaaaagtcTCACGGACGGTTTGAAAGATTTCAAAAGCAGTTGCTATGGATCTTTACATGTATCTAGAATCACCTCCTAAAATATACTTTTGGGGGTATTTTATAAGTATTactttcagaatttttaaacTGTGTAACagctaaatttattattgtacaTAATAGCGTTAATTGCGGGTTTCAAATAGCTTTTGAGCAATATTTGTATAACAtttcttaaaagattttttataaagaaaatgcTAGTGTTATTGATAATGGAATTAAGTTCTTTTAGGCAGAGACGGTgcattattttcttctttttattgtgTAAATAATGATGGAGAACGTTTTCATACTATCAAATTTCAATTTGATAACTTAATTACtcttgtattttaatatttaataaaatttcactgaaaatgtttataatttttttaatttttcttaaaatcgttatcattttttaaaaatttattataaagtttttgctttttaagcATTTTAGCTGCTATTTATCCGTCCCGGATAAGAAATCGCTGTTGTCTTAGTTTTTATGATCTCTTGAGGGCAGGTTTTATCAAGATACTCAAGGACTTCcgtaaaaagtaataaaagctttttattatttaactccctttttacatttcattaatttattttaaagtttaaaaaaaaatttcctagcataccttaaaaactttttcgacattataaaatattacttttttggCTACATTCTTGTGTACATGACCTTTATAAACCGCGATGACAGAGTTTATCAAAACACAGACATATAAACGTTACTTccgtttttaaaaagtaactatttgcaaatctatttatttacttttttactctttaacatggctttttttatttttgtataaacaaatcaaaatataaacggagttcaaaaaatcttattattattatctaaatcGAACACTACAAACTTTAAacgaaattaaaagaaaacacgTGATGGTGCTCTTCTACTGTTgtataaaaaactcaaatacaaacgaagtaaaactaaaacgaacttttttatcaaaatccAATACTACATAATActgcaaaagttttttattaaaaaaacgtgATGCCAGGAAGAAGCAATCTTGTAAAATTAACACCCAATCCTAAATGGTATGTTTTTACGCTGCTTTTGTGTATATTTAAGGTTTTAAGTACCTATGCTATTATATAGTATTATGATTAACACAATacaataatgataatttaatgttatacaATAAAGTACTGATACATGTAATAACGTCATTTTGTATTCTAagttttagttttgtaaaaaaatatacaagcCTCAGGCTTTGTTTACCTTAAATTTTTTCGATACTTGATTTGTAGATTTTGTACAATAAGTTCCTAAATATTGCTTGCAATAGTTGTACTgttgacaatttttttcataattttggtTTTGTAAGTTCTTAAGATTTTTCTTGCATTAATCTTTTATGCGGCAGTGGTAGAgcgtagtggtagagcgctaaTCTTTTATGTGGCAGTGGTAgagtgtagtggtagagcgctcgcttcataagcgagaggttccgagttcaattcccaccacgtccctggtagtaccgcgctcaacttgtttctccgcgcagcgtcCTTGTTCGTtaaggttcatgtttcggagttatagagttgggAGAGGGTTACAACCACAAGTCGCCTCCTTATCTAAGGTGGCCTTCTTGGCTTTGGGGgaggtgaattacaaaaaaaaaaaaaaaaaaaaattagagcaaACTAAGAGAAAAATCATGCATAActtctataatatataatgtcagtaaacactttatatatatataaagtgtttacTGACGTTTAACATTAAATGATGTTTTATAACGTTTAATAACGGTTtatgtttaatgatattttataaacttttcaatatactttagatgaaaaaattttaagttattatacataacttattaaaaatttataaagttatgtaCAATAAACTAGTTGTccatatactcaaacaaaaaacaatctgAATATACGCCTTGGGATAATTCATATTTATATGTAcagcaaaatttatatatttttaccttaatcaaaaatgaatttaattgatgttttttaacaatattttaaaaaataaaacattatccTTTTtgatagcatttaaaaaaaaattaagaaaagttttttaaaaaactcaactaAACAAATAGACCTATGAAATTAGaggaacaaaaattttattatttttctaaattatacataaatattagaaacataaattaaaagtttaataaaatcaaaggattttttaaatataaattattcgTTTAACGTCATATTTATTTCAGagtgatatatttataaaattataagttcaatcataaatataaaaattataaaattataagagaCAAAAATACAGGGCCGTACCGAGCCAATTTTGTGCTTCGggcaagaaaagaaaattgcgCCCCCTCTTCCCCTCccttccccctccccctccttaaaaaaaaaagaaaagaaaattaaacgaaaaaaatgatttattgatCACAAAATTTATCACATCaagttataagtaaaatttgTCATTAAGGTTGCACAAACTTTAGTTCAATGCCACTTTTCTGGCTTTTCTTGAGGCAAATTCGCTAATGACATcatcaaaatcaattttgtttgcCACTTCATTTTCAATTGAAATTATAGCCAAAGTAGACAAACGTTCTTGGCCAATTGTTGACCTAATATAGTGTTTTATGAGCTTAAGTTTACTGAAACTTCTCTCACACGTAGCAACTGTGACTGGTATGGTGAGGAAGATGCGAATAGCAATTGTTGTGTTGGGATAAGCATCGGTCAAAGAATATTTATGAATGAGCTGCAAAATGTCGATCGGGCTAGATTTTTCAAAGTTGTCCATCATTGCAGCAGCTTGATATTTAAAGCTTGCCATTTCTGACTGGAAATCGGAAGAATCTAAATCTGCCTTGTCAATTTGAGATAAATTTGCAGCTTTTCTCTTGAGTTCATCCACTGAACTTTTAGAGAGTGAATGCCCACTGAGGTAGCCAAAATCAGAGGAAACAGCAGACATCAGCCTCAAACCGCCACTCTATTTGTGTAATAATGCAAACACAAAGTTGCACTGAGATCCGAATTCTGTTTCTGCTGTGAGAAGGTGAGAGTCATCTTCAGCTTCATAAAGTGCTATTCGCTTCACTTTGCGCTTCCTCTTAATTGGAAAGTCACCATCAATTCCGCTCTGGTTAGCTTTTTCTGTGGcatctttaataatattgtccaccccaacatttcaaaaattctgAATGAAAGCCTTCAaccatttcattttttttacggCAATGTTAATTGAAATGGTTTTTGACTGAAGCAGTTTGTTTTCCCGGTCAATTAGAGAAAGAATTTGACACCAGAAATCCAACAAACACAAAAAGCTGAAATCAATATGAATGAGAAGTTCTTTTGCACTGCTAACTGTGACAGCATTTGTCATGGTATTGTGGATAATGGATTCCAAAACTTGAAGAACATCTTTGATTTGTCTGTGCAATGATGTAATTGCTTCTTTTTTGGTAGACCATCTTGTGTCACTATTTCCCTTTAATGAGATGGTCAACGTTTTCCTCAGTTTTTCCCATCGTGACGTGAagcttgaaaaaaagttaaagatggCTTGAACCTTTCCAAAAAACGTAATCATGAGTGGGGAAACCTCAGCAGCATGAGCACCAACAAGATTTAAAGTGTGAGCTGCGCATGGAACAAATCTTGCTGACTCATTAAGAGAATGGATGTGAGCTTTGACGCCATTGTATTTTCCAGACATATTGGCTCCATTGTCATAGCCTTGGCCCCGGCAATCGGAAATGCTTAGACCATCCTTCTCCAATTTTTCACATATCTCTGTTGCAAAACCTTTTCCGGTTTTTTGGTGAGATTCAATGAAGTCCACAAAGCTTTCCTTAATTGTGCAGGTTTCATCTCTGATGCGGACATACCTGATGATCTAAGTCATTTGCTCTTTGTGGGAGGTATCTGGAGTGCAGTCAAACAGAACAGAGTAGTATTTAGCTTCTTTGATGTTTGACAAAATTTCTTTCCTGACTTTCTGCCCAAGTAACTCAATCAGCTCATTTTGAATTCAAGGAGTAGGATGTTGtggttttttttgctttaacggACGTAATGTGTTCAGCAACTAAAGGATAATAATGGCTAATCAACTCAATTAAGCTCAGAAAAATGCCACTGTTTTGTTGACCGATGTCTTCTGTTGTTCCCCG
This portion of the Hydra vulgaris chromosome 13, alternate assembly HydraT2T_AEP genome encodes:
- the LOC136089659 gene encoding uncharacterized protein LOC136089659; this translates as MIRTTKRVIKKVLGTSRVTYEEMTTILAEIVVTINNRPITFLYDVPGDEPLTPNHLVFGRKLPLESVNLSNPLPTDQGNDKQRYLHQKTILDFYWHIWKREYLTSLRELHKSVTHRCWGFQMKVGDVVIIDDPKVPRSVWKMGVIQRLRYSNDGQVRAAEIRVISGDRSVIIKRTANKLYLLERHYDIEEQSTQVTFVSKKNIEILNNNLKVPAAVFR